In Candidatus Epulonipiscium viviparus, one DNA window encodes the following:
- a CDS encoding dihydroorotate dehydrogenase electron transfer subunit, which translates to MAKIIKDVTIIENTLIATDVYKMVLDDLQIAQTADVGRFINLYPKNASTLLPRPISISEISDTTITIVYHVVGCGTAEFSKLKAGDAIRISSALGHGYTIADAKTHILIGGGIGVPPLVELAKRITSNKIAILGYQDEPILVDKFQEAGATVYVATETGSVGFKGNVIDLITSEGILGDYYYACGPKPMLKAVKMHCKDINKPVQLSLEERMGCGYGACVGCVSKINNELLKICVDGPVFLGNEVNF; encoded by the coding sequence ATGGCAAAAATTATTAAAGATGTAACAATAATTGAAAATACTTTAATCGCAACAGATGTTTACAAAATGGTTTTAGATGATCTCCAAATCGCTCAAACAGCAGATGTAGGTAGGTTTATCAATTTATACCCTAAAAATGCTAGTACGTTATTACCTCGCCCAATCAGCATTAGTGAAATATCCGATACCACCATTACTATTGTATACCACGTTGTAGGATGTGGAACGGCTGAATTTTCTAAACTCAAAGCAGGTGATGCAATTCGAATCAGCTCTGCCTTAGGTCATGGTTACACTATTGCTGATGCGAAGACGCATATCTTAATTGGTGGCGGAATCGGTGTCCCTCCTCTTGTTGAACTTGCAAAAAGAATTACTAGCAACAAAATTGCTATTTTAGGCTATCAAGATGAACCAATCTTAGTAGATAAGTTTCAAGAAGCTGGTGCCACTGTTTATGTTGCTACCGAAACTGGAAGCGTAGGTTTTAAGGGAAATGTTATCGATTTGATAACCTCTGAAGGGATTTTGGGAGATTATTATTATGCTTGTGGTCCCAAACCTATGTTAAAAGCTGTTAAAATGCATTGCAAAGATATTAACAAACCAGTTCAACTCTCTCTTGAAGAAAGAATGGGTTGCGGATATGGTGCTTGTGTTGGCTGTGTCTCAAAAATTAACAACGAACTTCTCAAAATCTGTGTTGACGGCCCTGTATTTTTAGGAAATGAGGTGAATTTTTAA
- a CDS encoding transcription repressor NadR yields MNARKNQILEILQTNTKPVSASTIATTLGVSRQIIVGDIALLRASGHEIHAMARGYVLANKSLYVITCKHDLNDLQKELYTIIDCGCGIIDVIIYHEIYGKIVGKLNIYSKKDADQFLAQMENNGLSPLSEITNGIHSHTLSCPTLHHFEDVKAELKDILIEMPYDFTYNKQLL; encoded by the coding sequence ATGAATGCTAGAAAAAATCAAATTTTAGAAATACTTCAGACAAACACAAAACCTGTTAGCGCAAGCACTATAGCCACTACGCTAGGCGTAAGCAGGCAAATTATAGTTGGCGACATTGCTTTACTTAGAGCATCAGGTCATGAAATCCACGCGATGGCTCGAGGCTATGTACTCGCAAACAAATCTTTATATGTCATCACTTGTAAACACGATTTAAATGATCTACAAAAAGAGTTATATACCATCATAGACTGCGGTTGCGGTATCATCGATGTTATTATATATCATGAAATTTATGGCAAAATTGTAGGAAAACTAAATATTTATAGCAAAAAGGATGCTGATCAATTTCTTGCTCAAATGGAAAATAATGGGCTTTCTCCTTTATCTGAAATTACAAATGGTATCCATTCTCACACATTATCTTGCCCAACGCTTCATCATTTTGAAGATGTAAAAGCCGAGCTCAAAGATATTTTAATAGAAATGCCATATGATTTTACCTACAATAAGCAACTACTATAA
- a CDS encoding PH domain-containing protein, with the protein MNIINGKLNKASDSEYSSILEGLLADGEGILATYKAINDGIVFTNRRIIGIDFKGVTGKQVRYTSLPYKQILFYYIETAGIADSDCELELWLSLEESIKLNFAAGIDIFEVGKIIASYIK; encoded by the coding sequence ATGAATATTATAAACGGAAAATTAAATAAGGCATCAGACTCTGAGTATTCTTCTATACTAGAAGGCTTGCTCGCTGATGGCGAAGGAATTCTTGCAACATATAAAGCAATAAATGATGGAATTGTATTTACTAACAGACGCATTATTGGAATAGACTTTAAGGGTGTCACTGGAAAGCAAGTGCGCTATACTTCTCTTCCATATAAACAAATCTTATTTTATTATATTGAAACTGCAGGAATTGCGGATTCTGACTGCGAGCTCGAACTTTGGCTTTCACTAGAAGAATCTATCAAATTAAATTTTGCTGCAGGAATTGATATATTCGAAGTTGGAAAGATTATCGCATCTTATATCAAATAA
- a CDS encoding PH domain-containing protein: MNIVNGKLKEASNSEYASHLEGLLADGEGVLATYKAINDGIVFTNKRIIAIDFKGITGKQVRYNSIHYKKIDMFFIETAGVGDRDTELEIWVAGESIHLNFGKKVDIKNLGLLLSNYVF; the protein is encoded by the coding sequence ATGAATATTGTAAATGGAAAATTAAAAGAAGCCTCTAACTCTGAATACGCATCCCATCTTGAGGGCTTGCTTGCTGATGGCGAGGGTGTTCTTGCTACTTATAAAGCCATAAACGACGGTATAGTATTTACTAACAAACGCATTATTGCCATAGACTTTAAAGGAATTACCGGAAAACAAGTGCGCTATAATTCTATTCATTACAAAAAAATAGATATGTTTTTTATTGAGACTGCTGGTGTAGGCGATAGAGATACAGAATTAGAAATTTGGGTAGCCGGCGAATCAATTCACCTAAATTTTGGTAAAAAGGTTGACATTAAAAATCTTGGGCTGCTACTTTCTAATTATGTATTTTAA
- a CDS encoding PH domain-containing protein, giving the protein MATLDIISKGLKKLEQTDNNKFWGLLQPLLIANEEILASFKAVNDGIIFTNKRIIGVDVSGIAGQKEKATTIPYKKIDMFFIETAGMGDLDTELEIWVAGELIHLNFSKKVDIHQIGQLLSTYIL; this is encoded by the coding sequence ATGGCTACATTAGATATTATTTCAAAAGGATTAAAAAAATTAGAACAAACTGATAATAACAAATTTTGGGGATTATTACAACCATTATTAATCGCAAATGAAGAGATTTTGGCATCATTTAAGGCTGTAAATGATGGAATTATTTTTACTAATAAACGAATTATTGGAGTGGATGTTTCAGGAATTGCTGGGCAAAAAGAAAAGGCTACTACTATACCATACAAAAAAATAGATATGTTTTTTATCGAAACTGCTGGCATGGGTGACCTCGATACAGAATTAGAAATTTGGGTAGCCGGTGAATTAATTCATTTAAATTTTAGTAAAAAAGTTGATATTCACCAGATTGGTCAATTACTCTCAACATATATATTATAA
- a CDS encoding ASKHA domain-containing protein, translating into MLVQVNLDHGTLLDALRKTTIYTNAPCNGRGVCGKCKIKITENVPPATAIETKFFSADEIASGIRLACAVTAPGTYIVELEDAIEKDSFSILSSYEVFEEVAELCYAEGFGVGIDIGTTTIAIELFDLATGELLRTHTFLNTQRTYGSDVISRIDYANKGGMDDLNAKIISSLKEGLATILGNAVLSKAIIAGNTTMLHLLTKADCSGLGIYPFTANFLDMKVGDLSQLLALSGEYTLLAGISTYVGADILSGILHTNMHKNDAICILIDIGTNGEMAIGNKHNILTLATAAGPAFEGGNISCGVGSIAGAICQVASDGHIKTIGDAKAVGICGSGLIDAIAVALANETLDETGSIETEVIHIAEDIYLTQKDIREFQLAKSAIRAGIEVLLVKYGVAASEIDHVYLAGGFGKFINLDNAISIGLLPNDFADKIQKVGNTSLGGVRKFLLYKDIKDEVQQIKSIAKDLNLAHDPLFNELFMEHMLFE; encoded by the coding sequence ATGTTAGTACAAGTTAATTTAGACCATGGCACTCTATTAGATGCTTTACGCAAAACTACAATTTATACCAACGCACCCTGCAACGGCCGGGGTGTTTGCGGCAAATGTAAAATCAAAATTACAGAAAATGTCCCCCCCGCCACTGCGATCGAGACAAAATTTTTTTCTGCCGATGAAATAGCCTCGGGCATACGTCTTGCTTGTGCCGTTACAGCTCCCGGAACTTATATAGTCGAATTAGAAGATGCCATCGAAAAAGATAGCTTTAGTATTTTATCCTCCTACGAGGTATTTGAAGAAGTTGCCGAGCTTTGCTACGCAGAAGGCTTTGGTGTCGGAATAGACATAGGCACCACCACAATCGCTATCGAACTTTTTGATTTAGCAACAGGAGAATTACTTAGAACCCACACTTTTCTCAATACACAAAGGACCTACGGTTCCGATGTTATTTCTAGAATTGACTATGCCAATAAAGGTGGAATGGACGATCTTAACGCAAAGATTATTTCTAGTTTAAAAGAAGGGCTTGCCACAATTTTAGGAAACGCAGTTCTCTCAAAAGCCATCATCGCAGGAAATACTACAATGCTTCACTTACTTACCAAAGCAGATTGTAGTGGTCTTGGAATTTACCCTTTTACGGCAAATTTTCTGGATATGAAAGTCGGAGATTTATCACAATTATTAGCGCTATCTGGCGAATATACTCTTTTGGCCGGAATATCTACGTATGTCGGAGCAGATATCTTATCGGGAATTTTGCACACCAATATGCATAAAAACGACGCCATTTGCATACTTATTGATATTGGAACAAATGGTGAAATGGCCATCGGCAACAAACATAACATACTAACTTTAGCCACAGCAGCTGGGCCAGCTTTTGAAGGCGGAAATATCAGTTGCGGTGTCGGAAGCATCGCCGGAGCAATATGTCAGGTAGCTTCAGATGGCCACATTAAAACAATTGGTGACGCCAAAGCTGTTGGAATATGTGGCAGTGGTTTAATTGACGCTATTGCGGTCGCATTAGCAAACGAAACATTAGATGAGACTGGCTCTATCGAAACAGAGGTTATTCATATAGCCGAAGATATATACTTAACTCAAAAAGATATTCGCGAATTTCAGCTTGCAAAATCTGCCATACGAGCTGGCATAGAAGTATTATTAGTTAAATATGGCGTAGCAGCAAGTGAGATTGACCATGTATATCTTGCAGGTGGTTTTGGCAAATTTATTAACCTCGACAATGCAATAAGCATAGGGTTGTTGCCAAATGATTTTGCTGATAAAATTCAAAAAGTAGGAAATACTTCATTAGGAGGAGTTAGAAAATTTCTTTTATATAAAGATATTAAAGATGAGGTTCAGCAAATTAAATCTATTGCAAAAGATTTAAACCTAGCTCATGATCCACTTTTTAATGAATTATTTATGGAACATATGCTTTTTGAATAA
- a CDS encoding CobW family GTP-binding protein has product MDLYLMTGFLGAGKTTTIKELLTIFKDKKVALIINEFGKTGVDGQILTDVTANVFEVAGGSIFCTCKISHFETVLADIVAQEPDIILVETSGLSDPSSAYQILAQDKFAHITYKGCICLVDALYFKKVIHTARVSKKQVRISDLIVINKIDLATTEQLAQVKQLIYELNPFAVIEQTSYGKIDSTWLTNLCLSKKQFNEANIRDITLISYELTISESCTKEELTKLLENFIEDTYRVKGFLKLCGKNFLINCVGDSIIIDAYHGKVYENKIIVLSGGGLPIATSLQRTEEMYCNTLLKISK; this is encoded by the coding sequence ATGGATTTATATTTAATGACTGGATTTTTGGGAGCGGGCAAAACTACAACTATTAAAGAATTGTTAACTATTTTTAAGGACAAAAAAGTCGCATTAATTATTAATGAATTTGGCAAAACTGGAGTGGATGGACAAATCCTAACCGACGTTACTGCAAACGTATTTGAAGTTGCCGGCGGATCTATTTTTTGTACATGCAAGATCAGTCACTTCGAAACTGTGTTAGCTGATATTGTAGCGCAAGAGCCAGACATTATTTTGGTCGAAACTTCTGGACTCTCAGATCCCAGCTCCGCATACCAAATTTTGGCACAAGATAAATTTGCCCACATAACGTATAAAGGCTGCATCTGCCTTGTGGATGCTCTCTACTTCAAAAAAGTTATTCACACTGCTCGTGTCTCCAAAAAGCAAGTGCGAATTTCCGATTTAATTGTAATAAACAAAATCGACCTCGCAACCACCGAACAACTCGCCCAGGTTAAGCAACTCATATATGAACTCAACCCTTTTGCTGTAATCGAGCAAACATCATACGGCAAAATTGATTCCACGTGGCTTACCAATCTATGCCTTAGCAAAAAACAATTTAACGAAGCTAACATCAGAGACATTACGCTCATTAGCTACGAACTTACAATTAGTGAATCGTGTACAAAAGAAGAGTTAACTAAATTGCTTGAAAATTTTATAGAAGATACCTATCGTGTCAAAGGATTTTTGAAATTGTGTGGCAAAAATTTCTTGATTAATTGTGTTGGCGACAGTATAATTATTGATGCATATCACGGAAAAGTCTACGAAAACAAAATAATTGTTCTGTCTGGTGGCGGTTTACCTATCGCAACAAGTTTACAACGAACGGAGGAGATGTATTGCAACACTTTATTAAAAATATCCAAGTAA
- a CDS encoding uroporphyrinogen decarboxylase family protein, which produces MKQILFDVLEHKKTDRLPWVPFAGVHAGKLLGYDAETVLKDKDKLLASLLEVNKLYKPDGQPVVFDLQLEAEILGCELVWAKDGPPSVKTHPLEGSENIIPCTCNIPGPEDGRLPMVLDVMKSLKEQVGDTTALYGLICGPFTLASHLRGNDIFMDLYDDEDYVKKLLEFCLFVAKAMTKMYVDAGMDVIAVVDPLVSQISAEHFQEFLHDPFSKLFAYIRELGVYSSFFVCGNATRNIAVMCETKPDSISVDENVNLVAAKKITDSYNIAIGGNIPLTSVMLHGTQQDNMKYVIDLVDKIENKTNLIIAPGCDMPYDVPIENSIGIAQAISQMDEMREALKDYVAVQEDIHVDLPDYGALTKPLIEVFTLDSLTCAACTYMMAAVNNAKAAFGDAIDVVEYKFTQKENIARCVKMGVTNLPCIYINGQLKFSSIIPSKEELDQAINTAM; this is translated from the coding sequence TTGAAACAAATTTTATTTGATGTTTTAGAGCATAAAAAAACTGACAGATTACCTTGGGTTCCTTTTGCAGGGGTTCATGCTGGCAAGCTTTTGGGATATGATGCCGAAACAGTTCTCAAAGACAAAGACAAATTGCTTGCTTCTTTATTAGAAGTAAATAAGCTCTATAAACCAGATGGTCAGCCAGTAGTTTTCGACCTTCAATTGGAAGCTGAAATTCTTGGTTGCGAATTGGTCTGGGCCAAAGACGGTCCTCCTTCTGTAAAAACTCACCCACTTGAAGGATCCGAAAACATCATCCCTTGCACATGCAACATTCCTGGACCAGAAGATGGTAGACTTCCAATGGTTCTCGATGTTATGAAATCACTCAAAGAGCAGGTTGGCGATACTACAGCTTTATATGGCCTGATTTGTGGTCCGTTTACTCTCGCATCGCATCTTCGTGGCAATGATATTTTTATGGATCTATACGATGACGAAGACTATGTAAAAAAATTATTAGAGTTTTGTCTATTCGTTGCTAAAGCCATGACAAAAATGTATGTTGATGCTGGCATGGACGTTATTGCTGTTGTTGACCCTCTTGTATCTCAAATTTCAGCAGAACACTTCCAGGAGTTTTTGCACGATCCATTTAGCAAATTATTTGCTTATATCCGAGAACTTGGCGTATATAGCTCATTCTTTGTTTGCGGTAATGCGACCCGAAATATAGCTGTGATGTGCGAAACCAAGCCAGATTCTATTTCTGTAGATGAAAATGTCAACCTTGTTGCAGCCAAAAAGATCACAGACTCCTACAATATAGCTATTGGTGGAAATATTCCTCTAACATCTGTTATGCTTCACGGTACTCAACAAGATAACATGAAATATGTCATCGATCTTGTCGACAAAATAGAAAACAAGACCAATTTAATCATCGCTCCAGGCTGTGATATGCCATATGACGTACCTATAGAAAACAGCATTGGTATCGCTCAAGCAATTTCACAAATGGACGAAATGCGAGAAGCATTAAAAGATTATGTTGCAGTTCAAGAAGATATCCACGTCGATCTACCAGACTATGGAGCGCTCACAAAACCACTCATAGAAGTCTTTACGCTAGATTCTCTAACCTGTGCAGCTTGTACCTATATGATGGCGGCAGTTAACAATGCTAAAGCTGCATTTGGCGACGCAATAGATGTTGTAGAATATAAATTCACTCAAAAAGAAAATATTGCACGCTGCGTAAAAATGGGTGTTACAAACCTTCCTTGTATCTATATCAATGGCCAGCTTAAGTTTTCTTCTATAATTCCAAGCAAAGAAGAGCTTGATCAAGCAATTAATACTGCGATGTAA
- a CDS encoding cobalamin B12-binding domain-containing protein, whose amino-acid sequence MSIILEEISEALKKGKAKTVKEKVQQAIDEGIPPKTILDDAMLKSMGEIGVKFKANEIFVPEVLVAARALNAGLVILEPLLAAQGIEPIGTAVIGTVRGDLHDIGKNLVAMMLRGAGLEVIDAGVDVSTDKFLELAEQNNAQIICMSSLLTTTMEATGEIIKEMEDRGVRNKYKIMIGGAPVTAEFAKKVNADYYTPDAATAAEVAKEIVSSH is encoded by the coding sequence ATGTCAATTATATTAGAAGAAATTTCGGAAGCATTAAAAAAAGGCAAGGCTAAAACTGTAAAAGAAAAAGTTCAACAAGCCATCGATGAGGGAATTCCTCCAAAAACTATACTCGATGATGCCATGCTTAAATCAATGGGCGAAATCGGTGTAAAATTTAAAGCAAACGAAATCTTTGTTCCTGAAGTTTTAGTTGCAGCTAGAGCATTAAACGCTGGCCTAGTTATTCTTGAACCTCTTCTTGCGGCACAAGGTATTGAGCCAATAGGAACCGCGGTTATAGGAACAGTTCGCGGCGATTTACATGATATCGGCAAAAACCTAGTTGCGATGATGCTTCGCGGAGCAGGCCTAGAAGTTATAGACGCTGGTGTTGACGTATCCACCGACAAATTCCTCGAGCTTGCTGAACAAAATAACGCACAAATCATTTGCATGTCATCGCTTCTTACTACTACTATGGAAGCAACTGGTGAAATAATTAAAGAAATGGAAGATCGCGGTGTTCGTAACAAATATAAGATTATGATTGGTGGCGCTCCTGTTACTGCAGAATTTGCGAAAAAAGTCAATGCTGACTATTATACTCCAGACGCAGCAACTGCCGCAGAAGTAGCAAAAGAAATCGTAAGCAGTCACTAA
- the rsmH gene encoding 16S rRNA (cytosine(1402)-N(4))-methyltransferase RsmH, with translation MEFNHISVLLNECIEGLNIKTNGIYVDGTLGGAGHATEICRHLNSEGTLVGIDQDAIAIATAEARLAEAANRVLVIKNNFANVDAVLEELEIDKIDGMLLDLGVSSYQLDEAERGFSYMRDAKLDMRMNQDAKFSAFDVVNSYTEDELAVVIKNFGEEKWARRIAKFIVEARASSSIDTTYELVEIIKKAIPKAARLEGGHPAKRTFQAIRIEVNKEIDIIAPAIKEIVAHLNVGGRLAIITFHSLEDRIVKHTFRELENPCTCPSNFPICVCNKKSQVKVITKKPILPSEQELENNSRSKSAKLRIVEKI, from the coding sequence ATGGAATTTAATCATATATCAGTACTTTTAAATGAATGCATTGAAGGGCTTAATATCAAGACGAACGGAATTTATGTAGATGGAACATTGGGCGGCGCGGGGCATGCGACAGAAATTTGTAGGCATTTGAATTCTGAGGGTACGCTTGTTGGGATTGATCAAGATGCTATAGCAATTGCAACAGCAGAAGCTAGGTTGGCAGAAGCCGCAAATAGAGTTTTGGTTATCAAGAATAATTTTGCAAACGTAGATGCAGTTTTAGAGGAGCTGGAGATCGACAAAATAGATGGAATGCTGCTAGATTTGGGAGTTTCGTCGTATCAGTTGGATGAAGCAGAGCGAGGATTTTCGTATATGAGAGATGCGAAATTGGATATGAGAATGAATCAGGATGCAAAATTTAGTGCATTTGATGTGGTAAACTCATATACAGAAGACGAATTGGCTGTAGTAATAAAAAATTTTGGCGAAGAAAAGTGGGCAAGGCGGATAGCAAAATTTATTGTCGAAGCGAGGGCAAGCTCAAGTATCGATACAACATACGAATTGGTCGAAATAATTAAGAAGGCCATTCCAAAGGCTGCAAGACTAGAAGGAGGGCATCCGGCAAAGCGAACATTTCAAGCAATAAGAATAGAAGTAAATAAAGAGATCGACATCATTGCACCAGCGATTAAAGAGATTGTTGCGCATCTTAATGTGGGAGGCAGGCTGGCCATCATCACGTTTCATTCATTGGAAGATAGAATAGTAAAGCATACGTTTAGGGAATTAGAAAATCCTTGCACATGCCCGTCGAATTTTCCGATATGCGTGTGTAATAAAAAGAGTCAGGTGAAGGTAATAACGAAGAAACCCATTTTGCCATCAGAGCAAGAGTTGGAGAACAATTCGCGATCTAAAAGTGCCAAGTTGAGAATTGTAGAAAAAATTTGA
- a CDS encoding penicillin-binding transpeptidase domain-containing protein, with product MQNKNKLMSISERPETPKKRWVRVRNRVLMLLLGYMSVLSLLLVKMLFIWFNDNEKYELAVLERLGTRDIILEPLRGSILDKNHKTLAISQIAYDVILDPKTLIESVSEEARAYTVAELAAFSGKSIAEVEGVINLNPTTRYRLFMKNISIDDKDKLVNLGLSAVSYVQSAMRIYPKHDFASAMIGFYNGENGQYGLEQFYNSYLKGEEGRIFTNMTNGELLTSKTVPAVNGSSLVLTVDEAIQQTVQRVMNDFVKRSDPVGASAIVMNPNTGEIYAMYSYPSFDPNTYGNLQAQLGLKWDEMTGEQKSVALQTAWRNYNIQHIYEPGSTFKPLMVAAAIDTGYLIPEKFRANCTGSINVAGTTIKCWYAPGHGIQTVEQVLANSCNPGVIEIANLVPNDVFHKYMLEYGLLEKTGIDLAGERTGIIHSLENFGPLQKATSSMGQTFELTPMQLLTGFVSVINGGYLVEPYVVSHIIDSAGSIIYTKTPRVKRQVISTETSKLLTADMETVITAGTGGFAAVPGYRIGGKTGTAEKGYPRDGETEILSFVGYTPIEKPEIVAMVLIDEAEYEEIGGSALAFSTIMKEILPSFEIFGTDTKRTQARLAEVPNIKGMDIYTAIETINALELDISTKGGGNIVEEQYPAPGILLPISANVTLYLKTKKTQNLVNVPNVVGLYPEDAERMLGNALYLEIHGKEDTKILNQIPPEGTIIDRNSKIIVKTGN from the coding sequence ATGCAAAATAAAAACAAGCTGATGTCGATTTCAGAAAGGCCGGAGACTCCCAAAAAACGATGGGTGAGGGTGAGAAATCGAGTATTGATGTTGTTGCTAGGATATATGAGTGTGTTGAGTTTATTGCTAGTGAAGATGCTGTTCATTTGGTTTAATGATAATGAAAAATATGAGTTAGCAGTTTTGGAGAGGCTGGGCACTAGAGACATAATACTAGAGCCGCTGCGAGGAAGTATATTGGATAAAAATCACAAAACATTGGCTATCAGTCAAATCGCATATGATGTAATTTTGGACCCTAAAACATTGATAGAAAGTGTTTCAGAAGAAGCCAGAGCATATACAGTAGCGGAGCTTGCTGCGTTTTCGGGAAAATCGATAGCAGAAGTCGAAGGGGTAATAAATTTAAATCCGACTACTCGGTATAGATTATTTATGAAAAATATTTCGATTGATGACAAGGACAAGCTAGTGAACTTGGGTTTGAGTGCTGTTAGCTATGTGCAATCTGCAATGAGAATTTATCCAAAGCATGATTTCGCATCGGCAATGATTGGCTTTTATAATGGAGAAAATGGTCAATATGGATTAGAGCAGTTTTATAATTCGTATTTGAAAGGTGAAGAAGGACGCATTTTTACTAATATGACAAATGGCGAATTGCTAACGAGCAAGACGGTTCCCGCGGTGAATGGCTCAAGTTTGGTGTTGACAGTAGATGAAGCAATACAGCAAACGGTACAAAGGGTGATGAACGATTTTGTAAAAAGGTCGGATCCTGTTGGAGCGTCGGCAATAGTTATGAATCCAAATACGGGTGAGATATACGCAATGTATTCGTATCCATCGTTTGATCCAAATACGTATGGTAATTTACAAGCGCAGTTGGGTCTAAAATGGGACGAGATGACAGGTGAGCAAAAGTCTGTTGCTTTGCAGACAGCGTGGCGAAATTATAATATTCAGCATATTTATGAACCGGGTTCTACGTTTAAGCCGTTAATGGTAGCTGCAGCTATAGATACAGGATATTTGATCCCAGAGAAATTTAGAGCAAATTGTACGGGGTCGATAAATGTGGCAGGGACAACCATTAAGTGTTGGTACGCACCGGGACATGGAATTCAGACTGTCGAGCAGGTGTTGGCAAATTCTTGTAATCCGGGAGTAATTGAGATCGCAAACTTGGTGCCCAACGATGTATTTCACAAGTACATGCTGGAGTATGGGCTTTTAGAAAAGACGGGAATAGACCTTGCCGGAGAGAGAACAGGAATCATTCATAGCTTAGAAAATTTTGGACCATTGCAAAAGGCAACGTCATCGATGGGACAAACCTTTGAGCTAACTCCGATGCAATTGTTAACGGGATTTGTAAGTGTGATTAATGGCGGATATCTTGTGGAACCGTATGTGGTATCGCATATTATAGATTCTGCAGGAAGTATTATATATACAAAAACTCCGAGAGTAAAGCGACAAGTAATTTCTACAGAAACGTCGAAGCTACTAACTGCAGATATGGAGACTGTTATTACTGCGGGGACTGGCGGATTTGCTGCGGTGCCCGGATATAGAATTGGTGGAAAGACGGGAACGGCAGAGAAAGGCTATCCGCGTGATGGGGAGACAGAAATATTGTCGTTTGTGGGGTATACACCAATAGAGAAGCCAGAGATTGTTGCGATGGTATTGATTGATGAGGCAGAGTACGAAGAAATTGGTGGCTCCGCATTGGCATTTAGTACTATAATGAAAGAAATTTTGCCGTCGTTCGAAATTTTCGGAACAGATACAAAACGTACCCAGGCGCGCTTGGCTGAAGTGCCAAATATTAAAGGAATGGATATTTATACTGCAATAGAAACAATAAACGCTTTGGAATTAGATATCAGTACAAAAGGTGGAGGAAACATTGTTGAAGAGCAATATCCGGCGCCAGGAATTTTGCTTCCGATAAGCGCAAATGTAACGTTGTATTTGAAAACGAAGAAGACACAAAATCTTGTAAATGTGCCAAATGTAGTTGGTTTGTATCCTGAAGATGCGGAGAGAATGCTAGGAAACGCGTTGTATTTGGAAATACATGGGAAAGAAGATACAAAAATTTTGAATCAGATACCGCCTGAAGGAACAATAATAGATAGGAATTCTAAGATTATTGTGAAAACAGGCAACTAA